In Flavobacterium sp., a single window of DNA contains:
- a CDS encoding glycoside hydrolase family 97 protein: MKNIRYRYCIIALASILIYACSAGTKKTYKINSPGKVTELTFELTVSGQPQYSFTSNGKSVIEPSLMGFEFQGIQKMTEGFEVVSTEEKSADETWEQPWGEFKKVRDHHNELIVHLKEAKGEERLVDIIFRVFDDGVGFRYEFPKQPNLGKVKISNEITQFTFKSNNDVWWIPVHRENSYYESEYRKTPISKTDTINTPATFETKENLYVAIHEANLTDFASMTLLKTSDKQYKSDLVPWADGVKVYAETPFKTPWRTVVVGKTPGEVATSTIMLNLNEPSKIEDLSWITPSKYIGIWWGMHLEKFTWGQGPKHGATTKNTKEYIDFAAKNNFDGVLVEGWNEGWDGDWTADGKAFSFVKAYPDFNLEEITKYAAIKNVRLIGHHETAGASKHYESQLEDAFKLYQKMGVNSVKTGYVNKYLDKKEWHDSQYASRHYRKVIETAAKYHIMIDNHEPIKGTGIQRTYPNFMSQEGGRGQEYNAWSVDGGNTPQHLTTLPFTRMLSGPFDYTPGNFNFDYKTPSGARVQTTLANQLALYVIIFSPLQMASDLPENYVDKPEFQFIKDVPCTWSDTKVLDSKIGEYTTIVRKDWDEKNWYLGSITNKDARDLKVTLSFLDKGKEYEAEIYTDGAGANYKTNPYPVTISKQKVNNQTVLNIKLAAGGGTAIKFTPVEK, from the coding sequence ATGAAAAACATAAGATATAGATACTGTATAATTGCTTTAGCGTCAATATTAATTTACGCCTGCAGTGCTGGTACTAAAAAAACATACAAAATCAATTCGCCTGGAAAAGTAACAGAACTCACCTTTGAATTAACTGTTTCAGGGCAGCCTCAGTACAGTTTTACTTCTAACGGAAAATCGGTTATAGAACCTTCTTTAATGGGATTTGAATTTCAGGGAATTCAAAAAATGACAGAAGGTTTTGAAGTGGTTTCCACCGAAGAAAAATCTGCTGATGAAACCTGGGAACAGCCTTGGGGAGAATTCAAAAAAGTTCGTGATCACCATAACGAATTGATTGTTCACTTAAAAGAAGCAAAAGGAGAAGAGCGTTTAGTTGATATTATTTTCAGGGTTTTTGATGACGGAGTAGGATTTAGATATGAATTTCCAAAACAGCCGAATTTAGGAAAAGTGAAAATTTCAAACGAAATCACACAATTTACTTTTAAATCAAATAATGATGTTTGGTGGATTCCGGTGCACCGTGAAAACAGTTATTACGAAAGTGAATACCGCAAAACGCCAATCAGTAAAACAGATACCATAAATACTCCGGCAACTTTTGAAACAAAAGAGAATTTATACGTGGCGATTCACGAAGCCAACTTAACAGATTTTGCTTCGATGACACTTTTAAAAACAAGTGATAAACAATACAAAAGCGATTTAGTACCGTGGGCAGATGGTGTAAAAGTATATGCTGAAACACCTTTTAAAACGCCTTGGAGAACCGTTGTTGTTGGGAAAACTCCCGGAGAAGTTGCAACTTCTACAATTATGCTGAATTTGAACGAACCTTCAAAAATTGAAGATCTTTCGTGGATTACGCCTTCTAAATACATCGGAATTTGGTGGGGAATGCACTTAGAAAAATTCACTTGGGGGCAAGGACCAAAACACGGTGCTACAACAAAAAATACAAAAGAATATATTGATTTTGCTGCGAAAAACAATTTTGACGGCGTTCTGGTAGAAGGCTGGAACGAGGGCTGGGACGGCGACTGGACTGCCGATGGAAAAGCATTTAGTTTTGTAAAAGCTTATCCAGATTTTAATTTGGAAGAAATTACAAAATATGCTGCCATAAAAAATGTTCGATTAATAGGTCATCATGAGACAGCTGGCGCTTCTAAACATTATGAAAGTCAGCTGGAAGATGCCTTCAAGCTATATCAAAAAATGGGTGTAAACTCGGTTAAAACAGGTTATGTAAACAAATATTTGGACAAAAAAGAATGGCACGACAGCCAATATGCGTCTCGTCATTACAGAAAAGTAATCGAAACGGCAGCCAAATATCATATTATGATTGATAATCATGAACCGATAAAAGGAACCGGAATTCAGCGTACGTATCCGAACTTTATGTCTCAGGAAGGTGGAAGAGGTCAGGAATACAATGCGTGGTCTGTAGACGGCGGAAATACGCCTCAGCATTTAACAACTTTACCATTTACAAGAATGCTTTCAGGTCCGTTTGATTACACACCAGGGAATTTCAATTTTGATTATAAAACACCTTCGGGAGCAAGAGTACAAACGACTTTGGCAAATCAACTGGCATTGTATGTAATTATTTTCAGTCCGCTGCAAATGGCATCAGATTTACCTGAAAATTATGTTGATAAACCTGAATTTCAATTCATAAAAGATGTTCCATGCACTTGGTCAGATACAAAAGTTCTGGATTCTAAAATTGGAGAATACACCACAATCGTTCGTAAAGACTGGGACGAGAAAAACTGGTATTTAGGTTCTATTACAAACAAAGATGCGAGAGATCTAAAAGTAACGTTATCTTTTTTAGACAAAGGAAAAGAATACGAAGCCGAAATCTATACAGACGGAGCAGGAGCAAACTATAAAACAAATCCTTATCCGGTTACAATTTCAAAACAAAAGGTAAATAACCAAACCGTTTTAAATATCAAATTGGCAGCTGGAGGAGGAACAGCTATAAAATTTACTCCGGTCGAAAAATAA
- a CDS encoding glycoside hydrolase family 71/99-like protein, producing the protein MKRYITLLFFGIMNLVVVSGCSSDDKSPEEPVKPEVLKPVAVEKTNSTKIYVHYMPWFETNESSADKKWGYHWTMANKNPNTIGANNRREIASYYYPLIGPYHSGDKNVIENHLLLMKYSGIDGVLIDWYGTYDVNDYRMVKENTEQLIAMLDKVGLEYAIVYEDRVTTNVVNAGKAISVTSAAKTDLAYMEKNYFDDANYIKVNGKPLLLNFGPIVLQTPAEWTNVFNTLTTKPTFLTLWDQSVEAGANASGEYAWVYKNSTYLTNFYTNTKPKLSVAIGSAYPGFKDFYAEGGGGAAIGWTIDHNNGATLDETLSLAKNANLNYLQLITWNDFGEGTMFEPTVEFGYTYIEKVKAFAGVKNTESVFPDISKMYNLRVEKKGNADAQNKLDQAFNYFVSMQPAKAKQLINEIK; encoded by the coding sequence ATGAAAAGATATATCACATTATTGTTTTTTGGGATAATGAATCTTGTAGTCGTTTCCGGATGCAGCAGCGATGACAAAAGTCCCGAAGAACCAGTAAAACCAGAAGTACTTAAACCGGTTGCCGTTGAAAAAACAAACAGCACCAAAATTTATGTACACTATATGCCCTGGTTTGAAACCAATGAAAGCAGTGCCGATAAAAAATGGGGATATCACTGGACAATGGCAAACAAAAATCCAAATACTATAGGCGCAAACAACCGCAGGGAAATTGCTTCTTACTATTATCCTCTTATTGGTCCGTATCATTCCGGAGATAAAAATGTGATTGAAAATCATTTATTATTGATGAAATATTCAGGAATTGATGGTGTTTTAATTGATTGGTACGGAACTTACGACGTTAACGATTACCGAATGGTAAAAGAAAATACAGAACAGCTTATTGCCATGCTGGATAAAGTGGGTTTAGAATATGCCATTGTTTATGAAGACAGAGTTACAACAAATGTTGTCAATGCCGGAAAAGCAATTTCTGTAACCAGCGCAGCAAAAACCGATTTAGCTTATATGGAGAAAAATTATTTTGATGATGCAAACTACATCAAAGTAAACGGAAAACCATTGTTGTTGAATTTTGGACCAATAGTATTGCAAACGCCTGCCGAGTGGACAAACGTTTTCAATACTTTGACTACAAAACCTACCTTTTTAACCCTTTGGGACCAATCTGTAGAAGCCGGAGCAAATGCATCTGGAGAATATGCGTGGGTTTATAAAAACAGTACATATCTAACAAATTTTTATACCAATACAAAACCAAAACTTTCTGTAGCAATAGGAAGTGCTTATCCTGGGTTTAAAGATTTTTATGCCGAAGGCGGAGGCGGAGCAGCAATCGGGTGGACAATTGACCACAACAACGGAGCAACGCTCGACGAAACTCTTTCTCTGGCTAAAAATGCCAATTTAAATTACCTGCAGTTAATTACCTGGAATGACTTTGGAGAAGGAACTATGTTCGAACCAACAGTAGAATTTGGTTACACCTACATCGAAAAAGTAAAAGCATTTGCAGGAGTTAAAAACACAGAATCTGTATTTCCGGATATAAGCAAAATGTATAATCTGCGCGTAGAAAAGAAAGGCAATGCCGATGCTCAGAATAAACTGGATCAGGCTTTTAATTATTTTGTTTCAATGCAGCCAGCAAAAGCAAAACAGTTAATAAACGAAATAAAATAA
- a CDS encoding RagB/SusD family nutrient uptake outer membrane protein, which translates to MKIKITAAILVSMLFTISSCTDLDEQLYDRVEDGNFGNTPKEIDALVGGAYSSLRGFADGISNNYPTCEYVFFLNETVSDEATIPTRGTNWYDGGQYQDAQRHTWKADNRMILSAWRYNYTGIAKINSIIYQIDKSSLTDNAKAPIYAELKALRAYYYYNLLDLFGNVPIVVNFEDTALPSNSTRKQVYDFVEKELTDAIPHLTGNVVYSKMTKNVAYALLARLYLNSKAFIGTERWQDCIDMCQKISGYTLAPDFFANFATQNEKSPEIIFAIPYDSKAGTVGNYMNSMSCHYLHKLTVSPVGDYPWSANGMCAQPGVYSAFADTDKRKKCMVAGDQINLATGTVITMDNGEPLTYTEEVTSITDAKENEGVRLGKYEMKAGETWERDHDLVVIRYAEILMMQAECYVRLGSPDLAKPFVQQVTARAGEEMPATIDLNFIDQELLKEFTFEGRRRTDNIRFGTFFLPWWEKGATPAYRAIFPIPSTVLTTNKNLVQNPGYPVN; encoded by the coding sequence ATGAAAATCAAAATAACAGCAGCAATATTAGTAAGCATGCTTTTTACGATATCATCTTGTACCGATTTGGACGAACAATTATATGATAGAGTAGAAGATGGAAATTTTGGAAATACGCCAAAAGAAATTGATGCATTAGTTGGAGGAGCATATTCTTCATTAAGAGGTTTCGCTGATGGAATTTCAAACAATTACCCAACCTGCGAATACGTATTCTTTTTGAATGAAACCGTTTCAGATGAAGCTACAATCCCTACAAGAGGAACAAACTGGTACGATGGCGGACAATATCAGGATGCACAAAGACATACCTGGAAAGCAGACAATCGTATGATTCTTTCGGCTTGGCGTTACAACTATACCGGAATTGCAAAAATCAACTCTATCATTTATCAAATCGATAAATCATCATTGACAGACAATGCAAAAGCACCAATTTATGCTGAGTTAAAAGCGCTAAGAGCCTATTACTATTACAATCTTTTAGATTTATTCGGAAATGTGCCAATCGTAGTAAACTTTGAAGATACCGCTTTGCCTTCAAACTCTACAAGAAAACAAGTTTATGATTTTGTAGAAAAAGAGTTAACAGACGCAATTCCGCATTTAACTGGAAATGTAGTGTATTCAAAAATGACAAAAAATGTAGCTTATGCACTTTTAGCAAGATTATATCTTAACTCAAAAGCTTTCATAGGAACAGAACGCTGGCAGGATTGTATCGATATGTGTCAAAAAATTTCAGGGTACACATTAGCACCGGATTTCTTCGCCAATTTTGCAACTCAAAATGAGAAATCTCCTGAAATTATTTTTGCAATTCCTTACGATTCAAAAGCAGGAACTGTTGGAAACTACATGAACTCAATGTCATGTCATTACCTTCATAAATTAACAGTTTCTCCAGTTGGAGATTATCCTTGGAGTGCAAACGGAATGTGTGCACAGCCGGGAGTTTATTCTGCTTTTGCAGATACAGACAAAAGAAAAAAATGTATGGTGGCCGGAGATCAGATCAATTTAGCAACAGGAACTGTAATAACAATGGATAATGGAGAACCATTAACCTATACAGAAGAAGTTACAAGTATTACTGATGCTAAAGAAAACGAAGGTGTTCGTTTAGGAAAATATGAAATGAAAGCCGGAGAAACATGGGAACGCGATCACGATTTAGTAGTAATTCGTTATGCCGAAATTTTAATGATGCAGGCAGAATGTTACGTTCGTTTAGGCTCTCCAGACTTAGCAAAACCTTTTGTACAACAAGTTACAGCCCGTGCCGGAGAAGAAATGCCGGCAACAATCGATCTTAACTTTATAGATCAGGAATTGCTTAAAGAATTCACTTTTGAAGGAAGAAGAAGAACAGACAACATTCGTTTTGGAACATTCTTCCTGCCTTGGTGGGAAAAAGGAGCAACACCAGCTTACAGAGCGATTTTTCCAATTCCGAGTACAGTTTTAACTACAAATAAAAACCTGGTACAAAATCCTGGGTACCCGGTAAATTAG
- a CDS encoding TonB-dependent receptor, with the protein MNSKNKRIVLHQMWTTKSLVFMIFMLFLSAGMFAQGKKLVTGTVYDNSGTVLPGASVIESGTRNATTTDFDGKFSLEVAVGGTIEVSFIGSTTQKVQITAASSKLEVRLQNDGYQLAEVQVVSVGYGTQKKSDLTGAISTVTSDNLVKGTISSTEQVLQGKVAGLNIIRPSGDPAAGSTIRLRGGTSLTASNSPLIVVDGIAGVDINVVQPADIKSVDVLKDASATAIYGSRGANGVIIITTKSGTKGVSVVYNGSSSIGYVADNLDLLSANQWRGYVRQTGNMDAVDYGGNTNWQKAIEQTAVSQSHTLSINSGKADSGFRTSIGYLNNEGVIKKSGLERISGNISAYQFLGDNKDVKFDVGLFANIDKWHPIDYRIFERAYNLNPTIPVYDANGNFTSVGGNIYENPVEILTNRTVDNERHRLLGYFKTEVKFLNDFQAVANISLEHNAVAGGTYKPTYAIMEGRTEAGYAQRTYAEYTNAQGELYVNYSKVIDKHNISALAGYSYLENIYQGFGAQRSGFVTDAFSYNNLGAGYNYRLGDVYSYKGKSNLVSFYARANYNYDGKYLLTATVRRDGSSRFGENNKWGTFPSASAAWKISNEDFMSGTKDWLGSLKLRVGYGVTGNQDGIGEYKSLSILGVGNDSYYDPVTGTWSLAYSPKQNPNPDLKWESTRQINVGIDFGLFDRITGSFEWYQKNTHDLLYTYEVPQPPYLVGTMLANVGEMSNKGVELTLNADIVRGDKFTWNANLTLGHNVQKIEKLSNPTYKTDVIYSGSLHGLAGMSGQYSQVIAEGYPVGTFWGFRNAGLDANGKIQYYNAAGNVVAESALVDADKTDLGNIQPDLTMGIGMNFTYGNFDLGVTGYGMFGQKALNATNMMLNDPTRLPSYNVPDDFLGSGITSSPKYSDYWIEDASFFRLQTLSLGYTMPLGFKNSKLRMYIMGENLFVITGYKGVDPEIGLNAQDGVDQTGLAAPGIDKYNNYPRPTTISVGLNFTLNN; encoded by the coding sequence ATGAATAGTAAAAATAAAAGAATAGTCCTGCATCAAATGTGGACTACTAAATCGCTGGTATTCATGATTTTCATGCTTTTTCTTTCGGCAGGAATGTTTGCTCAGGGAAAAAAGCTGGTAACGGGTACCGTTTATGACAATTCAGGTACTGTATTGCCGGGAGCATCGGTAATAGAGTCTGGAACAAGAAATGCAACGACTACAGATTTTGACGGGAAATTTAGTCTTGAGGTAGCCGTAGGAGGTACAATCGAAGTTTCATTCATCGGTTCAACCACTCAAAAAGTGCAGATCACTGCCGCTTCTTCAAAATTAGAAGTTCGTTTACAAAATGACGGTTATCAATTAGCAGAAGTTCAGGTGGTTTCTGTTGGATACGGAACACAAAAGAAATCTGATTTAACGGGAGCAATTTCTACAGTTACATCTGATAATTTAGTAAAAGGAACCATTTCTTCTACAGAGCAGGTTTTACAGGGAAAAGTGGCCGGATTAAACATCATTCGCCCTTCTGGAGATCCTGCTGCAGGTTCTACAATTCGTTTACGTGGAGGAACTTCATTAACAGCAAGTAACAGTCCGCTTATTGTAGTTGACGGAATTGCAGGTGTAGATATCAACGTGGTTCAGCCAGCTGATATTAAATCGGTTGACGTTCTTAAAGATGCTTCTGCAACAGCAATTTATGGTTCTAGAGGAGCAAACGGAGTTATTATTATTACAACAAAATCAGGAACAAAAGGTGTTTCTGTAGTATACAATGGTTCATCAAGTATTGGTTATGTTGCTGATAATTTAGATCTTTTATCTGCAAATCAATGGAGAGGTTATGTTCGCCAAACAGGAAACATGGACGCTGTTGATTACGGTGGAAATACAAATTGGCAAAAAGCAATCGAGCAGACAGCAGTTTCTCAATCTCATACTTTAAGTATCAATTCTGGAAAAGCTGACAGCGGTTTTAGAACTTCTATCGGATACTTAAATAATGAAGGAGTTATTAAAAAATCTGGTTTAGAAAGAATTAGCGGAAACATAAGTGCTTATCAATTTCTTGGAGACAACAAAGATGTAAAATTTGATGTGGGATTATTTGCCAATATCGACAAATGGCACCCAATTGATTACAGAATTTTTGAGCGTGCTTACAACTTAAATCCAACAATTCCGGTTTATGATGCAAATGGAAACTTTACATCTGTTGGAGGAAATATCTACGAAAACCCAGTTGAGATTCTAACAAACAGAACAGTTGATAACGAAAGACACAGACTTTTAGGTTATTTTAAAACTGAGGTTAAATTCTTAAATGATTTTCAGGCAGTTGCTAATATTTCGTTAGAACACAATGCAGTAGCGGGTGGAACTTACAAACCAACTTATGCTATTATGGAAGGAAGAACTGAAGCTGGTTACGCACAAAGAACTTATGCAGAATATACAAATGCACAAGGCGAACTTTATGTAAATTATTCTAAAGTGATTGATAAACATAATATCAGCGCATTGGCAGGTTATTCTTATCTTGAAAATATTTACCAAGGTTTTGGAGCACAGCGTTCAGGTTTCGTAACAGATGCTTTTAGCTACAATAATTTAGGGGCAGGTTACAACTATCGTTTAGGAGATGTTTATTCTTATAAAGGAAAATCAAACCTTGTTTCATTCTACGCTCGTGCAAATTACAATTACGACGGAAAATATCTGCTTACTGCAACAGTAAGACGTGATGGATCAAGCCGTTTTGGAGAAAACAATAAATGGGGAACTTTCCCATCTGCATCTGCAGCATGGAAAATTTCTAACGAAGATTTTATGAGCGGTACAAAAGACTGGTTAGGATCTTTAAAATTAAGAGTTGGTTATGGAGTTACAGGTAATCAGGACGGAATTGGTGAATACAAATCACTTTCAATCTTAGGAGTTGGAAATGACAGTTACTATGATCCGGTTACAGGAACATGGAGTTTAGCTTATTCTCCAAAACAAAACCCAAATCCTGATTTGAAATGGGAATCTACAAGACAAATCAACGTGGGTATCGATTTTGGTCTTTTTGACAGAATTACAGGTTCATTCGAATGGTACCAAAAAAACACTCACGATTTATTATATACTTACGAAGTGCCTCAGCCTCCATATTTAGTAGGAACAATGCTTGCGAACGTTGGTGAAATGTCAAATAAAGGAGTTGAACTTACTTTAAATGCTGATATCGTAAGAGGAGATAAATTTACATGGAATGCTAATTTAACATTGGGACACAACGTTCAGAAAATCGAAAAATTATCAAACCCAACGTATAAAACAGATGTTATTTACAGCGGTTCATTACATGGTTTAGCAGGTATGTCTGGTCAATATTCTCAGGTTATTGCTGAAGGATATCCAGTTGGAACTTTCTGGGGATTCAGAAATGCGGGTCTTGATGCAAACGGAAAAATTCAGTATTACAATGCTGCAGGAAATGTTGTGGCAGAAAGTGCTTTAGTTGACGCTGATAAAACTGATTTAGGAAATATTCAGCCAGATTTGACTATGGGTATTGGAATGAATTTTACTTACGGAAATTTTGATCTTGGTGTGACAGGTTACGGAATGTTTGGACAAAAAGCTTTAAACGCTACAAACATGATGCTGAACGACCCAACAAGATTACCATCTTACAATGTACCGGATGATTTCTTAGGAAGCGGAATCACTTCTTCTCCTAAATATTCAGATTACTGGATCGAAGATGCTTCTTTCTTTAGATTACAAACACTTTCACTTGGATACACAATGCCGTTAGGTTTCAAAAATTCAAAATTAAGAATGTACATCATGGGAGAAAATCTTTTTGTAATTACAGGTTATAAAGGAGTAGACCCGGAGATTGGTTTAAATGCTCAGGATGGTGTTGATCAAACAGGATTAGCAGCGCCTGGTATCGATAAATACAACAATTATCCAAGACCAACTACAATTTCTGTAGGATTAAATTTCACGCTGAATAACTAA
- a CDS encoding DUF5004 domain-containing protein, whose protein sequence is MRSKSYYWLALLMCFFAISCDNTEDGSYVDPITIYEKVNGNWGLTNLKMVDEFAKANKIEPSEENLSTFFNYEDFKINFSVDEKNRPTSYEVTGNVPPLFAPKGYWELSSDFQQTNASAVRIYLYSDAAKTQKTDELRVTSVPGSNDEMEFQLVHSSGGTPFVTYVFKLNAIN, encoded by the coding sequence ATGAGAAGTAAAAGTTATTATTGGTTAGCTTTATTAATGTGTTTTTTCGCAATTAGCTGCGACAATACAGAAGACGGAAGCTACGTTGATCCGATTACGATTTATGAGAAAGTAAATGGAAATTGGGGACTAACAAATCTGAAAATGGTTGACGAATTTGCCAAAGCAAATAAGATCGAACCAAGTGAAGAGAACTTGAGTACTTTTTTTAACTACGAAGATTTTAAAATCAACTTTAGCGTAGACGAAAAAAACAGACCAACAAGTTATGAAGTGACGGGAAATGTTCCGCCTTTATTTGCTCCAAAAGGCTATTGGGAATTAAGCTCAGATTTCCAGCAGACCAATGCAAGTGCAGTAAGAATCTACTTGTACAGCGATGCTGCAAAAACTCAAAAAACAGACGAACTTAGAGTAACATCAGTTCCGGGAAGCAATGACGAAATGGAATTTCAGTTAGTGCATTCTTCTGGAGGAACTCCGTTTGTGACTTATGTATTCAAATTAAATGCTATTAACTAA
- a CDS encoding DUF6377 domain-containing protein: MQKIFVLYFFIAGFSLTAKETNPILEELDNVLLKKEVYLKQKYRKIEALKRNVSKFTVSQNNEDLYNTYMSLFEEYKSFKYDSAYYYLEEAKIKAKVLKDPKYLAKSRIKEGFVLLSSGLFKEAIDTLNVIDDQKLDQKNKFEYYNIKARAYYDLADYNRDQRFNIHYVQQGNHFLKKALELIGTNTNEYWAAESLKRLKQQDWRGAEFAFSYWINNYDLPPDYYGIATSSLGYIYSERGYTKKAIQYLALAAIADVKNATKETVALRNLANELFKMGYLDKANEYINIAMDDATFYNARHRKIEISSILPIIEKAQLNNVKDKNDKLERIIILLTILTFIIILFSIIIFKQLKEKNKARKIMASSYAQLQEMNISLSEANAIKEEYITYFIKATSAFINKIDHIQKSTLHKIITKKTDEVIASLKRYNVKEERENLFHQFDEIFLKLFPTFVTDFNHLFPNDHKCIVKKGELLNTELRIFALYRLGIQDSSQMAEFLELSVATIYTYKTRIKSKSDFKDTFEEKIMAIKTI; this comes from the coding sequence ATGCAAAAAATATTTGTACTGTATTTTTTCATTGCGGGTTTTTCTCTAACTGCGAAAGAGACAAATCCAATTCTTGAAGAATTAGATAATGTACTGCTCAAAAAAGAAGTTTACTTAAAACAGAAATATCGCAAAATTGAAGCGTTAAAAAGAAATGTTTCAAAATTTACTGTAAGTCAAAATAATGAAGACCTTTACAATACTTATATGTCGTTGTTTGAAGAATACAAATCATTCAAATACGATTCGGCCTATTATTATTTAGAAGAAGCAAAAATCAAAGCCAAGGTTTTAAAAGATCCTAAATATTTGGCCAAAAGCCGAATTAAAGAAGGTTTTGTACTGCTTTCGTCCGGATTATTTAAAGAAGCAATTGATACACTAAATGTAATCGACGATCAAAAACTCGATCAAAAAAACAAATTTGAATACTATAATATTAAAGCCCGAGCTTATTATGATTTAGCCGATTATAACCGCGATCAGCGTTTTAATATTCATTATGTACAGCAGGGAAATCATTTCCTAAAAAAAGCTTTAGAATTAATAGGAACCAATACGAATGAATACTGGGCTGCCGAAAGTTTAAAACGTTTAAAACAGCAAGACTGGCGCGGCGCCGAATTTGCCTTTAGTTACTGGATCAACAATTATGATTTACCTCCGGATTATTACGGAATTGCAACCTCAAGTCTTGGTTATATTTATTCTGAAAGAGGATATACTAAAAAAGCGATTCAATATCTCGCTCTCGCCGCCATTGCCGATGTAAAAAATGCGACCAAAGAAACTGTGGCACTTCGAAATCTGGCCAATGAACTCTTTAAAATGGGATATCTGGACAAAGCCAACGAATATATTAATATTGCGATGGATGATGCGACTTTTTATAACGCCAGACACCGTAAAATTGAAATTTCATCCATATTACCCATTATAGAAAAAGCACAGCTAAACAACGTAAAAGATAAAAATGATAAGCTTGAAAGGATTATTATTCTTTTAACGATCTTAACGTTCATTATTATCTTGTTTTCGATTATTATCTTCAAACAATTAAAAGAAAAAAACAAAGCCAGAAAAATAATGGCTTCTTCATACGCACAGCTACAGGAAATGAACATAAGTCTCAGCGAGGCAAATGCGATTAAAGAAGAATATATTACCTATTTTATTAAAGCAACTTCAGCTTTTATTAATAAGATTGATCACATTCAGAAAAGTACGCTTCACAAAATTATTACTAAGAAAACCGATGAAGTTATTGCGAGTTTAAAACGCTATAATGTTAAGGAAGAAAGAGAAAATCTTTTTCATCAATTTGATGAAATCTTCCTGAAATTGTTCCCAACTTTTGTGACAGATTTTAATCATTTGTTTCCAAATGATCATAAATGCATTGTAAAGAAAGGTGAACTTTTGAATACGGAACTCCGCATTTTTGCTCTGTATAGATTAGGAATTCAGGACAGCAGTCAAATGGCTGAATTTCTGGAACTTTCTGTGGCTACCATCTATACTTATAAAACAAGAATTAAAAGTAAATCAGACTTTAAAGATACTTTTGAAGAAAAGATTATGGCGATAAAGACGATTTAA